The following are from one region of the Sorghum bicolor cultivar BTx623 chromosome 2, Sorghum_bicolor_NCBIv3, whole genome shotgun sequence genome:
- the LOC110433046 gene encoding ethylene-responsive transcription factor RAP2-11-like, protein MELLHFQAQPPVFQLEDYSSYYYYYQQEAAAQAKPSKPRGRKKGSNNHSKFVGVRQRPSGRWVAEIKDTTQKIRMWLGTFETAEAAAKAYDEAARLLRGTDARTNFAPRISPDCPLAVRIRGLLHHKKIKKAKAAAASSSAAAVAAAAKQQASSSPVPTTSNSNSNSNSNSHSTNSACGGGSSSSSSMSSSSSSCDDAIAMPHGGIGALDAGEVYRPEFATAGAEEFDSWMFDSAFGQFPALDSFAAVDDAVPAAGTTEESVAAATPGDEMAEFERIKVERRISASLYAMNGLQEYFDRVIDASACDSLWDLSPLCHH, encoded by the coding sequence ATGGAGCTCCTCCACTTCCAGGCGCAGCCACCAGTGTTCCAGCTCGAGGACTACAgcagctactactactactaccagcaggaggcggcggcgcaggcCAAGCCGTCCAAGCCACGGGGCCGGAAGAAGGGCAGCAACAACCACAGCAAGTTCGTCGGCGTCCGGCAGCGCCCGTCGGGCCGGTGGGTGGCGGAGATCAAGGACACCACGCAGAAGATCCGCATGTGGCTCGGCACCTTCGAGACCGCCGAGGCCGCGGCCAAGGCCTACGACGAGGCCGCCCGCCTCCTCCGCGGCACCGACGCCCGCACAAACTTCGCGCCGCGCATCTCCCCCGACTGCCCGCTCGCCGTCCGCATCCGTGGGCTCCTCCACCACAAGAAGATCAAGAAGGCCAAGGCCGCCGCGGCGAGCTCCTCCGCGGCCGctgtggccgccgccgccaagcAGCAGGCGTCGAGCTCCCCTGTTCCCACCACAAGCAATAGCAATAGCAATAGCAATAGCAATAGTCATAGCACGAATAGTGCTTGTGGTGGCggctccagcagcagcagcagcatgagCAGCTCCAGCTCCAGCTGCGACGACGCCATAGCCATGCCGCACGGCGGCATCGGCGCACTGGACGCCGGCGAGGTGTACCGGCCGGAGTTCGCCACCGCGGGCGCCGAGGAGTTCGATTCCTGGATGTTCGACTCGGCGTTCGGCCAGTTCCCAGCGCTGGACAGCTTCGCGGCCGTCGACGACGCTGTCCCAGCCGCTGGCACCACGGAGGAGTCCGTCGCCGCCGCGACGCCGGGCGACGAGATGGCCGAGTTCGAGCGGATCAAGGTGGAGCGGCGCATCTCGGCGTCGCTGTACGCCATGAACGGCCTGCAGGAGTACTTCGACCGGGTGATCGACGCCTCTGCCTGCGACTCGCTCTGGGATCTCTCGCCGCTCTGCCATcattag
- the LOC8055684 gene encoding importin-5, translated as MASAEDQAAAAALLGGDPAAFDALLSTLMSSSNADRSAAEAAFHRLRASHPEPLALRLATSLAAPATPADLRAMAGVLLRKVLSPTPSSDASSNNAAASPAPLWPQLSPAGQTALKAHLLSALQSDPPKPIAKKVCDAVSELAASLLPENAWPELLPFLFRAASGAEAPNLQESALLIFARLADYIAESLLDHLMTIHNLLASALAHPTSPDVRIAALGAAVNLVQCLPTNSDRDKMQDLLPAMMRALTDCLNSGQEASAQEALELLVELAGAEPRFLRRQIADVVGAMLQVAEAAQLEDGTRHLAVEFVITLAEARERAPGMMRRLPQFVGRLFAVLMQMLLDVEDDPAWHSAETEDEDAGEGNNYGVAQECLDRLAIAIGGNAIVPIASELLPQYLSAPEWQKHHAALITLAQIAEGCAKVMLKNLEQVVSMILNGFQHPHPRVRWAAINAIGQLSTDLGPDLQVHYHQQVLPALANAMDDFQNPRVQAHAASAILNFSENCTPEILTPYLDGIVNKLLVLLQNGKQMVQEGALTALASVADSSQDHFKKYYDAVMPYLKSILMHATDKSNRMLRAKSMECISLVGMAVGKDKFRDDARQVMEVLMALQGAPMETDDPITSYMLQAWARLCKCLGQDFLPYMSVVMPPLLQSAQLKPDVTITSAESDDDIESDDDSIETITLGDKRIGIRTSVLEEKATACNMLCCYADELKEGFFPWIDQVAPTLVPLLKFYFHEEVRRAAVAAMPELLRSAKLAVEKGQAQGRDQSYVKQLSDYIIPALVEALHKEPETEMCSSMLDSLNECMQLSGLLLDQTQVRAISDEIKNVIIASATRKRERSERTKAEDFDADEGELLKEENEQEEEVFDQVSECLGTLIKTFKASFLPFFEELSMYITPMLGKDKTPEERRIAICIFDDVAEQCRESALKYYDTYLPFLLEASNDENSDVRQAAVYGVGVCAEFGGHVFRPLVGEALSKLNNVIRHPEARLPDNIMAYDNAVSALGKICQFHRDGIDAAQVIPAWLSCLPIKDDKIEAKVVHEQLCSMVERSDSEILGPQSQYLPKIVSIFAEVLCNGTELATDETRNRMVNILRRFQQTLPPDFLASTFSNLQPQQQLLLQSILST; from the exons ATGGCGTCCGCCGAGGACcaggccgcggccgccgcgctgCTGGGGGGCGACCCGGCGGCGTTCGACGCGCTGCTCTCGACGCTCATGTCGTCCTCCAACGCCGACCGCTCCGCCGCCGAGGCCGCCTTCCACCGCCTCCGGGCCTCGCACCCGGAGCCCCTCGCGCTGAGGCTCGCCACCTCGCTCGCGGCGCCTGCCACCCCCGCTGACCTGCGCGCCATGGCGGGGGTCCTCCTCCGGAAGGTCCTCTCCCCGACCCCGTCCTCCGACGCATCCTCCAACAACGCAGCCGCGTCCCCGGCGCCGCTCTGGCCGCAGCTCTCTCCCGCGGGGCAGACCGCGCTCAAGGCGCACCTCCTCTCCGCGCTCCAGTCCGATCCTCCCAAGCCCATCGCTAAGAAGGTCTGCGACGCCGTCTCTGAGCTCGCCGCCTCGCTGCTGCCCGAGAACGCCTGGCCCGAGCTGCTGCCGTTCCTCTTCCGCGCTGCGTCGGGTGCTGAGGCGCCCAACCTCCAGGAGTCAGCGCTGCTTATCTTCGCGAGGCTGGCGGATTACATCGCGGAGTCGCTCCTCGACCATCTGATGACTATCCACAACCTCCTCGCCTCCGCCCTGGCGCATCCCACGTCCCCTGATGTTCGGATTGCCGCCCTGGGTGCCGCAGTCAACCTCGTCCAGTGCCTGCCAACCAACTCCGACCGGGATAAGATGCAGGATTTGCTCCCAGCAATGATGAGGGCGCTCACTGATTGCCTAAACTCTGGCCAGGAGGCCTCTGCGCAGGAGGCACTGGAGCTGCTCGTCGAGCTTGCTGGCGCTGAGCCAAGGTTCCTGAGGAGGCAGATTGCTGATGTGGTGGGGGCAATGTTGCAAGTTGCTGAGGCTGCACAGCTGGAAGATGGGACCAGACACTTGGCGGTGGAGTTTGTGATTACCCTTGCTGAGGCTAGGGAGCGTGCACCAGGAATGATGCGGCGACTCCCCCAGTTTGTTGGTAGGCTGTTTGCAGTGCTGATGCAGATGCTGCTTGATGTCGAGGATGACCCTGCATGGCACTCTGCTGAAACTGAAGATGAGGACGCAGGGGAAGGGAACAACTATGGAGTGGCACAGGAGTGCCTTGACCGCCTTGCCATCGCCATTGGAGGGAACGCAATTGTGCCAATTGCATCTGAGCTGCTACCACAGTACCTGTCTGCTCCTGAGTGGCAGAAGCACCATGCTGCGCTCATTACACTTGCACAGATTGCGGAAGGATGTGCAAAG GTTATGCTTAAAAATTTGGAACAAGTCGTTTCGATGATATTGAATGGATTTCAACATCCCCACCCGCGTGTGAGATGGGCTGCTATCAATGCCATTGGTCAGCTCTCTACGGATTTGGGTCCTGATCTTCAAGTTCATTACCACCAGCAGGTGCTGCCTGCATTGGCGAACGCTATGGATGATTTCCAGAATCCACGAGTTCAG GCACATGCAGCTTCagcaattttgaattttagtgagaattgtACACCGGAAATTTTGACGCCTTACCTGGATGGAATCGTGAACAAATTACTTGTTCTTCTTCAG AATGGCAAGCAAATGGTGCAGGAGGGAGCATTGACAGCTCTAGCGTCAGTAGCAGATTCATCACAG GACCACTTCAAGAAATACTATGATGCTGTTATGCCATACCTAAAATCTATCTTGATGCATGCAACTGATAAGTCCAATAGGATGCTTCGTGCCAAGTCCATGGAGTGTATAAGTTTGGTAGGAATGGCTGTGGGTAAGGACAAGTTCAGAGACGACGCAAGGCAG GTTATGGAAGTACTTATGGCTTTGCAAGGAGCTCCGATGGAAACAGATGATCCAATTACCAGCTACATGTTGCAG GCTTGGGCCAGGCTATGCAAATGTCTTGGACAGGATTTTCTTCCTTACATGAGTGTTGTTATGCCTCCACTGCTTCAGTCTGCTCAGCTGAAGCCTGATGTTACGATTACTTCAGCCGAATCAGATGATGATATTGAGTCAGATGATGATAG CATTGAAACAATCACACTTGGTGACAAAAGAATTGGAATCCGAACTAGTGTGCTGGAAGAGAAAGCAACAGCTTGCAACATGCTGTGCTGCTATGCTGATGAGCTTAAGGAGGGTTTCTTCCCATGGATTGATCAG GTTGCCCCAACGTTGGTCCCTCTGCTGAAGTTTTACTTCCACGAGGAAGTCAGAAGAGCTGCTGTTGCAG CCATGCCTGAACTCCTACGCTCGGCAAAGTTGGCTGTTGAGAAGGGGCAGGCTCAAGGCCGTGATCAGTCTTATGTTAAACAGTTGTCTGACTACATAATTCCAGCACTTGTTGAAGCACTGCACAAG GAGCCAGAAACAGAAATGTGCTCATCCATGCTGGATTCTTTAAATGAGTGTATGCAG CTTTCTGGTCTTCTGCTTGATCAAACCCAAGTACGAGCTATCTCGGATGAGATTAAAAATGTCATTATAGCCAGCGCTACCCGGAAAAGAGAACGTTCTGAGAGAACAAAAGCGGAAGATTTTGATGCTGATGAAGGAGAGCTACTCAAAGAAGAGAATGAACAGGAGGAGGAAGTATTTGATCAG GTCAGCGAGTGCCTAGGAACTTTGATTAAAACCTTCAAAGCTTCTTTCTTGCCCTTTTTTGAAGAGCTCTCTATGTACATTACACCAATGTTG GGAAAGGATAAAacacccgaagagagaaggatagCTATCTGTATTTTTGATGATGTTGCAGAGCAATGCCGTGAATCAGCTTTGAAGTATTATGACACATACCTTCCTTTCCTTTTGGAGGCTTCAAACGATGAAAATTCAGATGTTCGGCAG GCTGCTGTCTATGGTGTGGGTGTATGTGCCGAGTTTGGTGGTCATGTTTTTCGCCCTCTAGTAGGAG AGGCCCTATCGAAATTAAACAATGTTATAAGACATCCTGAGGCACGACTTCCAGACAATATCATGGCATATGATAATGCTGTTTCGGCACTTGGAAAAATATGCCAATTTCATCGTGATGGTATTGATGCAGCTCAG GTTATTCCAGCCTGGCTTAGCTGCTTGCCTATAAAAGACGACAAGATTGAAGCTAAAGTTGTACATGAACAACTTTGCTCAATGGTGGAGAG GTCGGATTCTGAAATTCTCGGTCCTCAAAGCCAGTATCTTCCTAAAATTGTTTCAATTTTTGCAGAG GTTTTGTGCAATGGAACAGAACTCGCCACAGATGAAACTAGAAACAGGATGGTGAATATCTTGAGGCGTTTCCAGCAGACTTTGCCTCCTGATTTTCTTGCATCAACGTTTTCCAACTTGCAACCGCAGCAACAGCTACTGCTACAGTCCATCTTGTCGACATAG
- the LOC8056382 gene encoding beta-hexosaminidase 2 translates to MATLLLQLLFLLGWPVTLLTCAAAGASFPVNVWPKPTSMSWAEPHSAVPVSPSFHIVASSGNPYLVSAAERYAKLLFKETYRPIVRPAVNVTAGNALETLTLAVSDLAAPLQHGVDESYTLEILPTGAATVTAVTAWGAMRGLETFSQLSWRAGGRGRSRSRDLLLVAAGVRVEDRPLYPHRGLMLDTGRTYFPVSDILRTIDAMAANKMNVFHWHITDSQSFPIVLPSEPSLAEKGAYGEDMVYTVEDVKRIVEFAMSRGVRVVPEIDSPGHTASWAGAYPEAVTCAGKFWLPDGDWNNRLAAEPGAGQLNPLAPKTYEVITNVVNDLTSLFPDGFYHAGADEVTPGCWQADATIQADLERGGTLSQLLERYVSAVHPLVVSKNRTAVYWEDVLLDAAVNVSASLIPPATTILQSWNNGANNTKLIVQAGYRAIVSSASFYYLDCGHGDFVGNNSIYDDPNSDYDTDGGSWCGPYKTWQRVYDYDITYGLTAEEAQLVIGGEVAMWTEQVDTAVLDGRVWPRASAMAEALWSGNRDASGRKRYAEATDRLIDWRQRMVGRGIRAEPIQPLWCRTRPGMCNAVQ, encoded by the exons ATGGCGACGCTCCTCCTTCAGCTGCTGTTCTTGCTCGGCTGGCCGGTGACGCTCCTGACGTGCGCGGCCGCGGGCGCGTCGTTCCCCGTCAATGTGTGGCCCAAGCCGACGTCCATGTCGTGGGCGGAGCCGCACTCGGCCGTTCCGGTGTCGCCGTCGTTCCACATCGTCGCGTCGTCGGGTAACCCGTACCTCGTGTCGGCCGCGGAGCGCTACGCCAAGCTGCTGTTCAAGGAGACGTACCGCCCCATCGTTCGGCCGGCGGTCAACGTCACCGCGGGGAACGCGCTGGAGACGCTGACGCTGGCGGTGTCCGACCTCGCTGCCCCGCTGCAGCACGGCGTGGATGAGTCCTACACGCTGGAGATCCTCCCCACGGGCGCGGCCACGGTGACCGCGGTCACCGCGTGGGGCGCCATGCGCGGGCTGGAGACGTTCTCGCAGCTGTCGTGGCGGGCCGGAGGCCggggccggagccggagccgggaCCTGCTGCTGGTGGCCGCCGGCGTGCGCGTCGAGGACCGGCCCCTGTACCCGCACCGTGGGCTGATGCTCGACACCGGGAGGACCTACTTCCCCGTGTCCGACATCCTGCGGACCATCGACGCCATGGCGGCCAACAAGATGAACGTGTTCCACTGGCACATCACGGACTCGCAGTCGTTCCCCATCGTGCTGCCCTCCGAGCCGTCTCTCGCCGAGAAGGGCGCCTACGGAGAGGACATGGTGTACACCGTCGAGGACGTCAAGCGCATCGTCGAGTTCGCCATGAGCCGCGGCGTCCGCGTCGTGCCGGAGATAGACTCGCCGG GCCACACGGCTTCATGGGCCGGCGCGTACCCGGAGGCCGTGACCTGCGCGGGCAAGTTCTGGCTGCCCGACGGCGACTGGAACAACCGTCTCGCCGCCGAGCCGGGCGCCGGCCAGCTGAACCCGCTGGCGCCCAAGACGTACGAGGTGATCACCAACGTGGTGAACGACCTGACCTCCCTGTTCCCGGACGGCTTCTACCACGCCGGCGCCGACGAGGTCACCCCGGGCTGCTGGCAGGCGGACGCCACGATCCAGGCGGACCTGGAGCGCGGCGGCACGCTGAGCCAGCTCCTGGAGCGGTACGTGAGCGCGGTGCACCCGCTGGTGGTGTCCAAGAACCGCACCGCCGTGTACTGGGAGGACGTGCTGCTGGACGCGGCCGTGAACGTGAGCGCGTCGCTGATCCCGCCGGCCACCACCATCCTGCAGTCGTGGAACAACGGCGCCAACAACACCAAGCTCATCGTGCAGGCCGGGTACCGCGCCATCGTCTCCTCCGCCTCCTTCTACTACCTCGACTGCGGCCACGGCGACTTCGTCGGCAACAACAGCATCTACGACGACCCCAACAGCGACTACGACACCGACGGCGGTTCCTGGTGCGGGCCGTACAAGACGTGGCAGCGGGTGTACGACTACGACATCACGTACGGGCTCACCGCCGAGGAGGCCCAGCTGGTCATCGGCGGCGAGGTGGCAATGTGGACGGAGCAGGTCGACACGGCCGTTCTGGACGGCCGGGTCTGGCCGAgggcgtcggccatggcggaggCGCTCTGGTCTGGCAACCGCGACGCGTCGGGCAGGAAGAGGTACGCCGAGGCCACCGACCGGCTCATCGACTGGAGGCAGCGCATGGTGGGGAGGGGGATCCGGGCCGAGCCCATCCAGCCGCTTTGGTGCCGAACACGCCCCGGAATGTGCAACGCGGTCCAGTAA
- the LOC8056383 gene encoding uncharacterized protein LOC8056383 has protein sequence MLFQTFHLATLLILILVPVGRCANDATAGSDDEQFVYNGFKGANLTLNGDGASTVTPNGLLMLTNGTIQMKGHAFHPSPLPFRDPGAQNATAVRSFSTTFVFAIFGPYIDLSSHGLAFVVSSDMAVLSTALPGQFLGLLNSTDNGNSSTHVFAVELDTLFNADFLDINSNHVGVDVDSLVSRAAADAGYYDDGTGQFRNLSLVSRTAMQVWVDYDSGATQVTVTMAPLGLARPKKPLLQTTVDLSGVVQDTPAYVGFTSATGILFSRHFVLGWSFAFDGPAPALNISALPALPPAGPKPRSKVLNIVLPIATATLVFAVGVLIYAVVRRRIKFAELREDWETAFGPHRFSYKDLYHATGGFSDKRLLGAGGFGSVYRGVLRKSNTEVAVKKVSHESKQGMKEFIAEVASMGRLRHRNLVQLLGYCRRKGELLLVYDYMPNGSLDKYLYDRSKGALEWPQRFHIIRGVASGLLYLHEDWEQVVIHRDVKASNVLIDGDMNGRLGDFGLARLYDHGTDAHTTHVVGTMGYLAPELGHTGKATPATDVFAFGAFLLEVTCGRRPIQQDEHNNRTVLVDWVTERWRRGLIIDAADTMIPDGFNPDEVSLVLKLGLLCSHPLPNARPTMRQVMQYLDGDMILPDLSPEYFGFTVMKRMYSMELSQDTMPCLVSLVVLLLVIHVPSSSADDGDQFIYQGFTASDLALDGLAAVTPGGLLALTNATFQAKAHAFRPTPVHFLNASSSAAARARSFSTCFVFAIVSDIEGLSDQGLAFVVAPTTNFSAAKAGQYLGILGAINGTASDPVLAVELDTIMNPELRDINSNHVGVDVNSLVSEQATPAGYYDDADGGALRGLQLNSRKSMQVWIDYDAQAGQLDVTLAPVQVPKPTRPLISTAVDLSTIVARGPMYVGFSSSSGVLNTRHYVLGWSFSLDGPAPPLDMSKLPVLPRLGPKPRSKVLDVLLPLATALLVAAVLAAVFFVVWRRRRFAEVREDWEDEFGPHRFSYKDLFHATNGFSDRNLLGVGGFGRVYRGGVLPSSSGLEIAVKRVSHDSRQGVREFVAEVVSIGRLRHRNLVQLLGYCRRKGELILVYDYMANGSLDKYLYDQQVPVLSWHERYRIVKGVAASLLYLHEDWEQVVIHRDVKASNVLLDHEMNGRLGDFGLARLYDHGTDPQTTHVVGTMGYLAPELVRTGKATPSTDVFSFGVFLLEVACGRRPIDRDVDRDGRVVLVDWVIEHHRNGSVLDVVDPRLVGKYEAEEATLVLKLGLMCAHPWPNVRPTMRRVVQYLDSDQTAPLPDLSPTHYTSYSMMSLMQNDGFDSYIMASGKSHPSMTSIGLSSVSVLSEGR, from the exons ATGCTGTTTCAGACCTTCCACCTGGCTACTCTGCTGATCCTTATCCTCGTTCCTGTTGGCCGCTGCGCCAACGACGCCACCGCCGGCAGCGATGACGAGCAGTTCGTCTACAACGGCTTCAAGGGCGCGAACCTCACCCTCAACGGCGACGGCGCGTCCACCGTGACGCCGAACGGACTCCTGATGCTGACCAACGGCACCATCCAGATGAAAGGTCACGCGTTCCACCCGTCACCGCTGCCGTTCCGGGACCCCGGCGCCCAGAACGCCACCGCCGTGCGGTCCTTCTCGACCACCTTCGTGTTCGCCATCTTCGGCCCGTACATCGACCTGAGCAGCCACGGCCTGGCCTTCGTCGTCTCATCGGACATGGCGGTTCTGTCCACCGCGCTGCCGGGCCAGTTCTTGGGCTTGCTCAACAGCACCGACAACGGCAACAGCAGCACCCACGTCTTCGCCGTGGAGCTGGACACGCTCTTCAACGCCGATTTCCTCGACATCAACAGCAACCACGTCGGCGTCGACGTCGACAGCCTGGTGTCGCGTGCCGCTGCGGACGCCGGGTACTACGACGACGGCACCGGGCAGTTCCGGAACCTGAGCCTGGTCAGCCGGACGGCCATGCAAGTCTGGGTGGACTACGACAGCGGGGCAACTCAGGTCACCGTGACCATGGCACCTCTGGGCTTGGCCAGGCCGAAGAAGCCGCTGCTGCAGACCACCGTCGACCTCTCTGGCGTGGTGCAGGACACCCCGGCGTACGTTGGGTTTACGTCGGCCACGGGCATCCTCTTCTCGCGCCACTTCGTGCTCGGCTGGAGCTTCGCGTTCGACGGGCCGGCCCCGGCGCTGAACATCTCGGCGCTGCCAGCCTTGCCGCCGGCGGGGCCCAAGCCGCGGTCCAAGGTATTGAACATCGTGCTTCCCATCGCAACAGCCACGCTGGTGTTCGCCGTGGGCGTCCTGATCTACGCCGTGGTGCGGCGGCGGATCAAGTTCGCCGAGCTGCGCGAGGACTGGGAGACCGCGTTCGGGCCGCACCGGTTCTCGTACAAGGACCTGTACCATGCCACCGGAGGGTTCAGTGACAAGCGGCTGCTCGGCGCCGGAGGGTTCGGGAGCGTGTACAGGGGCGTTCTCCGCAAATCCAACACGGAGGTCGCGGTGAAGAAGGTGTCCCATGAGTCGAAGCAGGGCATGAAGGAGTTCATCGCTGAGGTCGCGAGCATGGGGCGGCTGCGGCACCGCAACCTCGTGCAGCTACTCGGCTACTGCCGGCGCAAAGGTGAACTTCTCTTGGTCTACGATTACATGCCGAATGGTAGCCTCGACAAGTACCTCTATGATCGAAGCAAGGGTGCACTGGAATGGCCTCAAAGATTTCACATCATTAGAGGAGTGGCGTCTGGACTGCTGTACCTGCATGAGGATTGGGAGCAGGTCGTCATTCATCGAGATGTCAAGGCAAGCAATGTGCTCATTGACGGCGACATGAACGGACGGTTAGGAGATTTCGGCCTCGCAAGGTTGTATGATCACGGAACTGATGCGCATACGACGCATGTGGTCGGAACTATGGGGTACCTGGCACCTGAATTGGGCCATACCGGCAAGGCAACGCCGGCGACTGATGTCTTTGCTTTTGGGGCATTCCTTCTGGAGGTCACTTGTGGACGAAGGCCAATCCAGCAAGATGAGCACAACAACCGCACCGTGCTCGTGGACTGGGTGACTGAGCGTTGGCGTAGGGGATTGATCATTGACGCGGCAGACACGATGATCCCTGACGGTTTCAATCCTGATGAGGTCTCTCTGGTACTAAAGCTTGGTCTGCTTTGCTCGCATCCGTTGCCCAACGCAAGGCCAACCATGAGGCAGGTCATGCAGTACCTCGACGGCGACATGATCCTTCCGGACTTGTCACCGGAGTATTTCGGCTTCACCGTGATGAAGCGGATGTATAGCATGGAGTTGAGCCAGGATACGATGCCATGC CTCGTATCCTTGGTCGTCCTGCTCCTCGTGATTCATGTCCCCTCGTCGTCCGCCGACGACGGCGACCAGTTCATTTACCAAGGCTTCACCGCGTCGGACCTCGCACTGGACGGGCTCGCCGCCGTGACGCCCGGCGGCCTCCTCGCGCTGACCAACGCCACGTTCCAGGCCAAAGCGCACGCGTTCCGCCCAACCCCCGTTCACTTCCTCAACGcgtcctcctccgccgcggCGCGGGCACGGTCCTTCTCGACGTGCTTCGTCTTCGCCATCGTGTCCGATATCGAGGGGCTGAGCGACCAGGGCCTCGCCTTCGTGGTGGCCCCGACCACCAACTTCTCCGCGGCGAAAGCCGGGCAGTACCTGGGCATCCTCGGCGCGATCAACGGCACGGCGAGCGACCCTGTCCTGGCGGTGGAGCTGGACACCATCATGAACCCGGAGCTCCGCGACATCAACAGCAACCACGTCGGCGTCGACGTCAACAGCCTCGTGTCGGAGCAGGCCACGCCGGCCGGCTACTACGACGACGCGGACGGCGGCGCCTTGCGGGGGCTGCAGCTGAACAGCCGGAAGTCGATGCAGGTGTGGATCGACTACGACGCCCAGGCCGGGCAGCTCGACGTGACGCTAGCTCCAGTGCAGGTGCCAAAGCCGACCAGGCCTCTGATCTCCACGGCCGTCGACCTCTCCACGATCGTCGCTCGGGGCCCGATGTACGTAGGGTTCTCGTCGTCGTCGGGAGTCCTGAACACGCGCCACTACGTGCTCGGGTGGAGCTTCAGCCTGGACGGACCGGCCCCACCTCTGGACATGTCCAAGCTCCCCGTCCTGCCACGCCTGGGTCCCAAGCCTCGGTCCAAGGTGCTGGACGTCCTGCTGCCACTCGCCACCGCGCTGCTCGTGGCCGCCGTGCTCGCGGCCGTCTTCTTCGTCGTGTGGAGGCGGCGCCGGTTCGCCGAGGTGCGGGAAGACTGGGAGGACGAGTTCGGCCCGCACCGCTTCTCGTACAAGGACCTGTTCCACGCCACCAACGGGTTCAGCGACAGGAACTTGCTCGGTGTCGGAGGGTTTGGGAGAGTGTACAGAGGAGGAGTGCTCCCATCGTCCAGTGGCCTAGAGATCGCGGTCAAGAGGGTGTCGCATGATTCCAGGCAGGGCGTCAGGGAGTTCGTCGCGGAGGTGGTGAGCATCGGCCGCCTCCGGCACCGGAACCTCGTGCAGCTGCTAGGCTACTGCAGGCGCAAAGGCGAGCTCATCTTGGTGTACGACTACATGGCGAACGGGAGCCTTGACAAGTACCTGTACGACCAGCAAGTGCCGGTGCTGTCGTGGCACGAGAGGTACCGGATCGTCAAGGGCGTCGCGGCGAGCCTCCTGTACCTGCACGAGGACTGGGAGCAGGTCGTCATCCACCGGGACGTAAAGGCGAGCAACGTGCTGCTCGACCACGAGATGAACGGCCGGCTAGGCGACTTTGGACTGGCAAGACTGTACGACCATGGCACCGACCCTCAGACGACTCACGTGGTCGGGACCATGGGGTACCTCGCGCCGGAGCTCGTGCGCACGGGGAAGGCGACGCCCTCCACCGACGTCTTCTCCTTCGGCGTGTTCCTCCTGGAGGTCGCCTGCGGGCGGAGGCCCATCGACCGCGACGTCGACCGCGATGGCCGGGTCGTGCTGGTGGACTGGGTGATCGAGCACCACCGCAACGGATCGGTCCTGGACGTGGTGGATCCGCGGCTCGTGGGGAAGTACGAGGCGGAGGAGGCGACGCTTGTGCTGAAGCTAGGTTTGATGTGCGCGCACCCGTGGCCTAACGTGAGGCCCACCATGCGTAGGGTCGTGCAGTATTTGGACTCCGACCAGACGGCTCCTCTTCCTGATCTGTCACCGACCCACTACACGAGCTACAGCATGATGTCACTGATGCAGAATGACGGGTTTGATTCGTACATAATGGCGTCCGGCAAGTCTCATCCATCCATGACTAGCATCGGTTTATCCTCTGTGAGTGTTTTATCAGAGGGAAGATGA
- the LOC8056385 gene encoding fasciclin-like arabinogalactan protein 11 has product MFGFQAARMSYAVLALLAISAVVSTEAAGGGVDAPSPAPSGPLNLTEILTKGSQYNAFIRLLKDTEVTSQVASLLDSDRNADGLTVLAPTDAAFAGLRPGTLNRMDAQAQSQLVLFHILPKYYTFVTFQTTTNPVRTQASGQHGVYTVNVTSGGERRVNVSSGLMEAMLGKTLYSAYPLAVYSVDKVLLSPALFGRSDVKDGAEAPAAASKPQKQAPSSTAAGDHAPANEADATAAAGADTTRTSRWLAFAATASAVVLSLLSC; this is encoded by the coding sequence ATGTTTGGCTTCCAAGCTGCAAGAATGTCTTATGCTGTGCTAGCCTTACTAGCCATCTCTGCCGTTGTCTCGACGGAGGCCGCAGGCGGCGGCGTCGACGCGCCGAGTCCAGCTCCGTCGGGGCCTCTCAATCTGACCGAGATCCTCACGAAGGGCTCCCAGTACAACGCGTTCATTCGCCTGCTCAAGGACACCGAGGTGACCTCGCAGGTGGCCAGCCTGCTGGACAGCGACCGGAACGCCGACGGCCTGACGGTGCTGGCCCCGACGGACGCGGCGTTCGCGGGTCTCAGGCCGGGCACGCTGAACCGGATGGACGCGCAGGCGCAGTCGCAGCTGGTGCTGTTCCACATCCTGCCCAAGTACTACACCTTCGTGACGTTCCAGACCACCACCAACCCCGTGCGCACGCAGGCCTCCGGCCAGCACGGCGTGTACACCGTGAACGTCACcagcggcggcgagcggcgggtcAACGTGTCGTCGGGGCTCATGGAGGCCATGCTTGGGAAGACGCTCTACTCGGCGTACCCGCTGGCGGTGTACTCCGTGGACAAGGTCCTGCTCTCGCCGGCGCTCTTCGGCCGCAGCGACGTGAAGGATGGAGCCGAGGCACCGGCGGCGGCCTCGAAACCGCAGAAGCAAGCCCCTTCTTCGACGGCGGCTGGTGATCACGCTCCTGCTAATGAGGCTGACGCCACGGCCGCCGCGGGGGCAGACACCACAAGGACCAGTAGGTGGCTGGCTTTTGCTGCTACTGCGTCCGCGGTCGTGCTCAGCCTGCTCTCATGTTAA